The proteins below are encoded in one region of Holophagaceae bacterium:
- a CDS encoding M20/M25/M40 family metallo-hydrolase, with amino-acid sequence MSFPIRSSLSGLFALAVVVVAGGCGGGEPGLHPASQPPVLVDFTPASPRLGKQALVDDLRVLSAPDMEGRKLGSAGNAKARAMIVGRFQQLGLSSYGGGFEQPATWRNTPCTNVVGYWPGATNPGRAILFTAHYDHIGIRNGEINTGADDNASGSAALLQLAAWLKDHPPAHTVVFCLFDGEEAGLYGSQAFVAAPPAALPLAAIDVVLNLDMIAQGTKGRIFVGGTSYTTALKPHLAAAFSASAVRLVPDFETYDNASDQFPFMQRGIPFLFFCVGDDDPYYHTPRDTFESIPQVFYWAAVEAILDTFLRLDGLPNIPLILPRPPVREPGAEQRALDPHPWRHRRIQGEE; translated from the coding sequence ATGAGCTTTCCAATCCGGTCCTCCTTGTCTGGCCTGTTCGCCCTGGCGGTGGTTGTGGTCGCAGGAGGCTGCGGCGGCGGTGAGCCTGGTCTTCATCCAGCCTCCCAACCTCCGGTGCTGGTTGACTTCACACCGGCCAGTCCGCGCCTGGGGAAGCAAGCCCTGGTTGACGACCTCCGGGTGCTGTCTGCGCCGGACATGGAGGGCCGGAAGCTGGGCAGCGCGGGCAATGCCAAGGCCCGGGCGATGATTGTGGGGCGCTTCCAGCAACTCGGGCTGTCCAGCTACGGCGGCGGCTTTGAGCAACCTGCAACCTGGCGCAACACCCCGTGCACAAACGTGGTCGGCTACTGGCCGGGCGCCACGAATCCTGGCCGCGCCATCCTATTCACGGCGCACTACGATCATATTGGCATTCGAAATGGGGAGATCAACACCGGAGCGGATGATAATGCCTCGGGCAGCGCCGCCCTGTTGCAGTTGGCGGCCTGGCTGAAGGATCATCCCCCGGCGCATACCGTGGTCTTCTGCCTATTCGACGGGGAGGAGGCAGGGCTCTACGGCTCCCAGGCTTTCGTGGCCGCGCCCCCTGCGGCCCTGCCGCTCGCCGCCATCGATGTCGTGCTGAATCTGGACATGATCGCCCAGGGCACCAAGGGCCGGATCTTCGTGGGGGGAACCAGCTACACCACCGCCCTGAAGCCGCACCTGGCGGCTGCCTTCAGCGCCTCCGCGGTCAGGCTCGTCCCGGATTTCGAGACCTATGACAACGCTTCAGATCAATTCCCCTTCATGCAACGGGGCATCCCTTTCCTGTTCTTCTGCGTGGGCGATGATGATCCCTACTACCATACGCCGCGGGACACGTTTGAAAGCATTCCCCAAGTTTTCTACTGGGCTGCCGTGGAAGCCATCCTGGACACTTTTCTGCGCTTGGATGGCCTGCCCAATATCCCTTTGATCCTGCCCCGTCCGCCGGTCCGCGAACCGGGCGCCGAGCAACGGGCCCTGGATCCTCACCCTTGGCGCCACCGGAGGATTCAAGGGGAGGAGTAA
- a CDS encoding LysR family transcriptional regulator: MLLKKPLLNVFLVVAEEKSFTRAAEKLGRTQPAITQAIQRLETELGETLIDRSGRELALTDAGRVVFEVARRQENLQRELLTQLGELRNKAAGRLVIGANESMILYLLPHLIRYRQAYPKVKLVVQRSRSSEVPDLLLAGDVDFGVVSYLAGDERLDSQVLYVDHLSFVVAPGHRLARHKLLTIKDLETETFVAHNVASPYRDAVMKAFQQQRTHLNMDIEMPTVESIRRMVQSGLGVAFLPRVCVDQDLRTGILKEIPVRELQLERKIYLLSVGKRPLSHAAGAFQELMKKELAG; the protein is encoded by the coding sequence ATGCTGCTCAAGAAACCGCTCCTGAACGTCTTCCTGGTGGTGGCGGAGGAGAAGAGCTTCACCCGCGCGGCGGAAAAGCTGGGCCGGACGCAGCCGGCCATCACGCAGGCCATCCAGCGCCTGGAAACCGAACTGGGGGAGACGCTCATCGACCGCAGCGGGCGGGAACTGGCCCTGACCGACGCCGGACGGGTGGTGTTCGAGGTGGCGCGGCGCCAGGAAAATCTCCAGCGCGAACTGCTCACGCAGCTCGGGGAGCTGCGGAACAAGGCCGCCGGCCGCCTGGTCATCGGCGCCAACGAAAGCATGATCTTGTACCTGCTGCCGCACCTGATCCGCTACCGCCAGGCCTACCCCAAAGTGAAACTGGTCGTGCAGCGCAGCCGGTCCAGCGAAGTGCCGGACCTGCTGCTGGCGGGGGACGTGGATTTCGGCGTGGTGAGCTACCTCGCGGGGGATGAGCGGCTGGATTCCCAGGTGCTCTACGTGGACCACCTTTCCTTCGTGGTGGCGCCCGGCCATCGGTTGGCCAGGCACAAGCTGCTGACGATCAAGGATCTGGAAACGGAGACCTTCGTGGCGCACAACGTGGCCTCGCCCTACCGGGATGCCGTGATGAAGGCCTTCCAGCAGCAGCGGACGCACCTGAACATGGATATCGAGATGCCCACGGTGGAAAGCATCCGGCGCATGGTGCAGTCGGGCCTGGGCGTCGCCTTCCTGCCGAGGGTCTGCGTGGATCAGGATCTGAGGACCGGCATCCTCAAAGAGATCCCGGTTCGGGAATTGCAACTGGAACGGAAGATCTACCTGCTGAGCGTGGGTAAGCGGCCCCTGAGCCATGCGGCGGGAGCTTTCCAGGAACTAATGAAGAAGGAGCTGGCCGGGTAG
- the tpx gene encoding thiol peroxidase, giving the protein MATLTFNGSPIHTTGELPVIGRPCPPFTLTRADLSEISLVDLEGQRVILNIFPSLDTTICAKGVRTFDARASEVPNMAVLCVSQDLPFAQARFCKAEEITDVVPASTFRHPEFGTDFGVMMVDGPLRGLLARALVVLDENGTVVHTELVPELACEADYDGALDIIHNHHRPCLDDALLTSE; this is encoded by the coding sequence ATGGCTACGCTCACCTTCAATGGAAGCCCGATCCACACCACGGGAGAGCTGCCCGTCATCGGGCGTCCCTGCCCGCCCTTCACCCTCACCCGCGCTGATCTCAGCGAGATCTCCCTCGTGGATCTGGAGGGCCAGCGGGTGATCCTGAACATCTTCCCGAGCCTCGATACCACCATCTGCGCCAAGGGCGTGCGCACCTTCGACGCGCGCGCCTCGGAAGTTCCGAACATGGCGGTGCTCTGCGTGTCCCAGGATCTGCCCTTTGCCCAGGCGCGGTTCTGCAAGGCCGAGGAAATAACGGATGTGGTGCCGGCCTCCACCTTCCGCCATCCGGAATTCGGCACTGATTTCGGCGTGATGATGGTGGATGGCCCCCTGCGCGGCCTCCTCGCCCGCGCCCTGGTCGTGCTGGATGAAAACGGCACCGTGGTCCACACCGAACTGGTGCCGGAGCTGGCCTGCGAAGCGGACTATGACGGGGCCCTGGACATCATCCACAACCACCACCGCCCCTGCCTGGATGACGCGCTGCTGACGAGCGAATAA